The Thermobifida halotolerans sequence TTGGGCCAGCACCGCCACCAGCCCTTCGTCCGGGGGGACCGGGCAAGACCAGTCGTCGCGGACTTGGGCGAAGGCGTCCCGGGCCAATTCCCATATCTTGTGTCGGCCGAGCGGTTCGGGCTCTTGACCCAACCGGTCGGCGTACCAGCCCAGCAGGGCCAGGTGTCGCTTCTTGGGGATCTGCCCCTTGGGTCGGCCTTCGGGGGCGGTCGGATCGTGTCCGAACTTCTTCTGCCAGTCGGCTGTGGCCGGGTAGCGCTCCGCCAGCCCGCGGGGGCCGGGAAGAGGGCGGTGGTGGAAGGCCACACCGGCTGCGGCCAACTTCTGTTCCTGAGGTTTCAGGTGTCCGGTGAGTAGGTGGAGGTAGGCCAGGGAGAGCACTTCATGGCGCTCTCCCCAGCGGTCCTTCTTCGAGCGGATCTGGCGCTGGAAGCCTTCGGCGATCTTTCCCGCGTCGTGCAGGAGTGCGGCGGTCTCCACCGCGGCCCAGAATCCGGGGTGCTCGGCGAGCACTCCGGGGGAATCGATCCGGTCGGCCACGGCTCGGGCGGCTTCCTGTACCGCCTTGCTGTGTTCGGTCAGTGTCTCGGGACGTCCCAGAGCGGAGTAGGCGGCCGACTTGGCCCACACTCCGGCCAACTCTCGTCGCTGCTCTTCCTTGTACTCTCGGCTGCCGTTTCCCTCCAGCGTGTGCAACCAGACGGCCTGGTCATCGGAGGGGTCGCGGTAGGCCCCGTGGACAGGGGCCCGCCCGGCTGGTTCGGCGCACCACAGATAGTCACCGAACCGGGTCCACTGGCGGTCGGGGGTGATGGTCTCAGCCAGGCGCAGGGGGGTTGCCTGCGGGGCCTCGTGTCCCCCGGCGGGGGCCAGAGCGTGACCGATGTGTGCTTCTTCGGCGGGGTGGAGCACGGTGGGGGTGATGGAGCGGATGTGGACCAGGTCCTGGGAACGGCCCAGGCGCAGCGGCCACACCGGGCTGCGCAGGGCCGCCGCGATACGGTCGGCATCAGGAGAGGCCACCCACAGGCTCAGGTGTATGCCGGTGAGGAAGGGGCATTGGCGCAGCGTGGTGCCGCCCTTGCCGGCCTGCACCCGCCCGCCCACTGCCGGGTTGGTCCCGTTGGAGGCGATCGGGTGGTAGGTCTCGGCATCGGTGCCCTGTCCTTCGGCGTGCGCGCTCATCCCCAGGGTGACCGGCTCGGACCGTCGCCCGCTGGCGGCTGCCAGCATCCCTCGGACGGTGGAGGGCGGTGGGACGGGTAGGCAGCGGGTCGTCCTGGGAAACATCGGGTCGCGGAAGGAGGCCACGGGAGCGTACAGCTCGATCCGCACCGCCTCGACTGGCGCTCGCGGTGGTGTCATCGCCGTCCTCACCGCTGCGGGTCGTCGAACCAGTGGTCGCACGCCCCGGCTCGGATCTCCTCGGCCAGGCCCCTCAGCAGTGGCCGGGGGTGGTCCATGACCACCCTGCCTCCGCCGACCAGCGGGGCGGCCTGGTTGTCGAACTCCTTACGCGCCCGGTCCCGGAAGCCCGGCCGCCAGCCGATCCGTACCGGCATTTCCCACTGTCCCTGCCAGGCCTCCAACTCCTGGGCGAGCACATCGCCGCGTACCCGCAGCCCGGAGCCGTCTTCGGCGCCATCGACGACGAACCCCAGCGGGTTGACGCCGCCGGCCATCGGCACCAGCGCGACCAGGGCCGGAGTGCGGTCGCCGTAGTGCAGCGCCTTCTTGGCTCCTCCGGCCAGGTCCGCGATCGCCTCCAGCAGTAGGGCCACCCGCTCCCGGCGGGTCTCCAGCGGCAGACGCAGCGCCTGCTGGCCGCGGAAGGAGACCATCGTCGCCCCCGCCTCGATGGCGGCGGCGGCCTTCATCGCCTCCTGCTTGCTGAGGTAGTTGGCCTTCCCGCCTTTTTTGCCGGCCAGGGTGAAGGTGCCGACCCGGGGAAGGTCGAGCAGGAACGGCGCGGCGAGGTCGGCGGTGTAGAACTGGTGGGAGTGCAGGACCGGCTCGTCGATTCCGCGCGACATCACCCCGAAGTCCTCGGTGACGCGCACCGGTTCCACCGACATGAACGTCCCCACCATGAACGGGCTGTCCCGCAGGGTGGTGGCGTCGTCCTTGGACTTCGCGGCCGCTTTCATGTAGCCGAACAGGTCGTCGTCGGCGAATCGTGCGGGATCGGCCGCGGTGGTGGCTTTCTGCGCTTTGCCCTGGGCTTTGCCCACGCGTTCCACCGTGGAGGGGACCGATCCGGCGGCGGTCATGGTGTCGCGCACCCACCGGCGGAACGCCTGCGCCGACACATAGGGGTGGATCCGACCGCGTACCCGCGCGTACTTCACCGGGGTCGTGGTGGTGTTCTCACTCTTGCCGTTGTTGGGCGCGCCCGCTTCGACCGCGAGCACGATCTTTCCCGCCAGGTAGCTCATCAGACATACTCCTCGTCACGCTCGTCCACATCGGCCAACGGGTCGTCGAACCGCGTCGGTTCTTCTTCGTCGGGGTCCTCCTCGTGCCCGGACAGGGAGACGCCCAGCCGACCCAGCTCGGCCAGGACCTCGAACCACAGCAGAGCGCGCAGCCTCCACCCGTTCGCTCCGGCGGCCAGCAGGTCCTCCACCACTGCCGCCGTCACGTCGCCGGGTTCACCGCCGTCGAGGTAGAGGCGGGCGCTGACGGCCATCAGCAGCTTGTGCAGGGGGTAGGCGCTGCCGGCCACCCGGCGGTACTCGTTGAACCGTCCCCGACTGGACTCGGTGGCGATCCAGCGCGCCACCATTCGGGCGAGTGGTTTGAGTTGTTCGGTGTCCACTGCGTGCATCTCCTCCAGGTAGACGGCGACCAGGGACCGCCACGTCTCGACTTTTCTCCGCAGGACCGTCTCGACGGCGGTGCTGCGTTTGAACAGTTCAGCGACCAGGCGGTCGCGCGGTGCCAGTTGCGGGTCGAACAGGAGCCGGGCCAGGGCCGTCGTGCCGTCCACCACGGTCCTGCCCGCCGCATCGGTCCGGTGCAGTGTGCGTTTGAGGTCCTGCCACCCTTCTCGGCAGGCGGGGTCGCTCAGCATGCGCTGCAGGAACCGGGTGGTCCCGATCCTGGTGGAGACCACCTTCAGCCACGGTTCCTGGTTGTCGTTCTTGAACATCCACAGGGTGGCGGCCACGGGGTTGTGGACCGCGTGCTCCCTCAGTGCCCGCAGTGCTACGGCTTCTGGGCCGACACCGTCGGTCAGGCGGTTGAAACCGAGTTGGCGGATACGGTTGGCACGCTTCACGTTGCGCGTGACGAAAGCCCACTCGACCTGCGGATCCTCACAGGTCAGCACGGTGGCCGACCCCGCGGTCAGCCACGCCCCGTAGGGCAGCGCCCACATCGCCAGGCGGCACCCGTGGCAGATCGGCCACCCCAGGGTCTTCGGCGGCAGCGTGTTGATCGTCTTCGCCGTGTCGAACAGCGGCAGCGTGGATTTGGTCCACAGCACCGTGCATTCCTGACCGCAGAACACGCACGGGTGGACCTGTCCTTCTCCGGGGTCCGGGCCGAGGATCGCAGCGGTCTGCGACCGCATCACGCCGCGGTCGCGCTGGCGACTGTGGTGGGTGGGTTTGGCGCCGGGGTAGAGCGCGAAGAGCACTTTCCACCAGTCGTAGCTGCTGTCCTCCTTGGAAGCGGCCGCCGCGATCGCGACGTCCTCGGTTATGCGCTGCGCGGCTTGCTCCAGATCTTCTGCACTCAACTGTTCGGGCCGTCGCCTGTCCGCCAGCGCGGTAAGGGCCCACGCACCGCAGCGCTGGAGCGGATGCCCGGTCAATCTCAGGGAGGGGGTGGAAGCGGGTGAGTCGATCACTTCACCCACCCGAACCCCTGGTTGTTCGCCAGCCCCAGCCCCCAGTCGTACAACGCGTCCAGCAGCGCGGGCGACGCGTGAACTCGCACGGTCAGCGGAGCTCCGATTCGAAGCCCTTTCCCCGCGCGGAACATACGGCGGTGTCCTGCTTTGAGAACCTCCACCTCCGTTTCGGAGGCCACCCCGAGCGCATCGGCCTTGTGGCGGATGTTGTGGGCCAGTCGCTCCTCATATCCCGTGTCTTCTGGGAGCAGGAAGCGGTCGTCGTGTTTGAGTACCACCGGGGATACCGTTTCGAAGACCGCCACACCGGAGGAATGCTCAGGCGGCGCCTCCATCTGGACACCGTTGACCCGCAGCGGTGTCCTTCCCCACCGCAGTTCGTTGGCCCCTCCCAGTCCCGCCAACAGGCACGCGGCGATGCGGGGCACCGGGGACCCCAAGCGCAGCATCCCCCTGTTCGAGGTCGCATAGGTTCCCTTCTTGCGCGGCGCACCGGGAAACACCGGTGGGCAGAGCCCGAGCGGCCGCAAAGGCGTACCGTTCCAACCGATGTCGTGCAACTCAGTGGCCAGAGCGGAGTCCTGCCCTCTGACGAGGTCATAGATCACTCCGCGGGCTGCGCCGTGTACGTCCGGCCATTCCATCTGCGGCGTGAGCGCCGCGACATCCACTCGGAACCGCATTTCCACCTACCGTCGCCTTGCGTACAGACGCCATTGTTAGCAGCAGTCGGTGACAAAGTTAGGCAGAATCGAAAATGTCTTCAGATGCGAACAGTAAGCCATTCATCCCGGCTAAGGTCTGATTGTCCGCTTGTGAGGTAGGTGGAGTTCTCTTCTGGAAGGCTGGGAGAAGTCATGGACGCGGGAGGAGGCAGGCTCCACGGTCCACGAAAGGAGCCCTCCGCCGAAACCGTCCATAACGGCTCTGCACTGCCCCCGAAAAGTGAGGATCATCGAGGTTTTCTCAACGAATCGGATACTCACAGCAGCAGAGGACCAATGAGGCCTGGACAACACGGCCCACAGCAGAAGGACTGAGGCGCCGATGCGGCGCAGGTCGGTGTATCCGTCCGACCAGAACAGCCATAGCGCGCTAACCCACCGCTCAAGGCCCCGCAGCGGCCGGTTGCGGGCCCGGTCCTCGATGTGCGCGCATACGACACGTCCCGGAGACGCGGACCGGCGTGTGGACCGGAGAACTCGGCCCCACTACCGGCCACCAGCCAACCCTTGCACTCACCAGTTGACACCAAGTACGCCCACCTGACGTTGGACGAGTTGATCACCGCGTTCGCCGTCCACTCCGCCGAAGCCCTGCACGAGCGCCGGACCGTGCTCCTGCCCGTGCAGGTCGATGACATCCTCATCCGGCGCCGCCACCACTACAACCGGTACCTGAGCAAACGATCGGCCAATCCGCTGGACGACGCCGAGCAGCTCGTCCTGTTCACCCACATCGACGTCACCGATTCCGAGACCCCGGGTGAGGCCCTGGCCGCCATCCGAGGCGTGTGCGGCAAGCACAGCCCGGCCCGTGTGTACTCCGCTCTCAATCCTGGAGGATGAACCGTCCATGAGCATCGAAGTCGAACGTAAACGCCAGGTCGACGCCGACCGCGAACAGGTGAAGGCCCGCCTGGTCGAACGCGGGTACCGCGAAACGGCCTCGTCCGCCGAGGTGGACACCTACTACAGCCGCCCGGACGTCGACTACCTGGCGACAGTGGAGTGCCTGCGGGTCAGGCGGCGGGGCGGTTTCGCGGAGATCACCTACAAACCCGCGTCCACCGACGCCACCCGCCCCCTGCACGGGGTGGTCGCCAAACACGAGACGAACGTGGTCCTCTCCGACGCCGGGCAGGCGGACAGAGCCGAGGCGCTTCTGGAGGCGATCGGCATGGTGCGGCTGGTGCGGGTCGACAAGGCGCGCACCGCCTGGCAGCACCCCGCGCGCGAGAACACCACCGTCACCGTGGACACGGTGGCGGGCGCGGGCGTGTTCGTCGAGGTGGAGATCATCGGCGACGACGCCGACCAGGCCGCCGCAGACCTCGCCGAGGTGGAAGCCGACCTGGGGCTGGCGGGCTACCCGGTCGTGGCGCTGCCGTACCGGGACATCGTGCGCCAGACGGTCCGGCAACCGCGATGACCTCGACACCAGGGGCCAATACTCCGCGATCTTCGGCCCCGGTGTCGATCCCAACGCCCGCAGTCCGCCGCCCGTGCCTACATCCCAAAACCCGCCGCCACACCACTGCCCCCACCCCGATGGCGGGCAGGACCGTTCTCCAGGCCCGCCTCGGGCGGGGCGCCGACGTCGCCGGCCGGGAGGTCTTCGCCTGCGCGCACATCCGGCAGAGGGGGTTCCTCTGACGCCACCGGCCGGGAAAAGCCCCGACACGACTACCCCGCTTTGGGGGCCCACAGGTTGGCGAAGGTCTCCATCTGCCTGATGACCAGGTCGACGGCCTGGCGTTCCGCTTCGGGCGGGTAGTCGAACTTCGCCAGCACCCGGCGGATACGGGTACGCAGCTTGGCGCGCACCGGTTCGCGGGAGAGCCAGTCCACGGAAAGGTTCTTGCGGATGTCGGCGACGAGCGCACGCGCGATCTCGGCGAGCGTGTCGTCGCCTCCAGCCACGAGTTCGGCCATGTCGCGGTGGGCGACCGCGTCGTAGAAGGCGAGTTCCGCGTGGCTGAGCGGCGGGTCGAAGCGCTCCCCCCGGCGGGCCTCCTTCGACACCTCCCGGGCCATCGCGGCGAGTTCGGCGATCACCTGGGCGCTGGTGAGCTGCTGGAGCATGTAGCGCTTCATCAGCTCGTCCAGCCGTTCGGAGAAACTCTCGTGGCGGACGACATTGTGCTTGGTCACCTCCCGCATCTTCTGCTGGATCATGCGGCGCAGCGCCTCGGTGACCAGGTGCGGCGTCTCGGAGTTCTCCAGTTTGCGCAACTGGGCCTCGTTGATGCGGGTGATGTCCAGCCGCCCCATCCCCGCGTCGGCGTACAGGTCGGTGATGTCGTCGGCGTCCACGACGGAGGCGGCGAGCTGCTCCAGGTAGAGCCGGACCTCTGCGGTGAGCGGCTGGCCCTTGGCCTCGCGGTCGGCGGCGTCGAGTTTGACCATCCAGGCCCGCACCTCGGCGAAGAACGCGATGTCGCGCCGCCAGTCCTCCAGGTCCGCGAACCGTTCGGTGATCTCCCGGCTCATCGAGCAGATCCGGTAGAAGCGTTCCAGGCGGGCGGCGCTCTCCTTGAAGCGGGTGGAGAGCGGTTTGACGCCGGGCTCCACCTTGTTGCCGGGGGTTTTGAAGTCGCGCAGGTAGTTGGAGACCAGGCGCAGGGCACGCCTGCGCGGCTCGGGGT is a genomic window containing:
- the cyaB gene encoding class IV adenylate cyclase, which encodes MSIEVERKRQVDADREQVKARLVERGYRETASSAEVDTYYSRPDVDYLATVECLRVRRRGGFAEITYKPASTDATRPLHGVVAKHETNVVLSDAGQADRAEALLEAIGMVRLVRVDKARTAWQHPARENTTVTVDTVAGAGVFVEVEIIGDDADQAAADLAEVEADLGLAGYPVVALPYRDIVRQTVRQPR
- the cas6 gene encoding CRISPR-associated endoribonuclease Cas6; the encoded protein is MRFRVDVAALTPQMEWPDVHGAARGVIYDLVRGQDSALATELHDIGWNGTPLRPLGLCPPVFPGAPRKKGTYATSNRGMLRLGSPVPRIAACLLAGLGGANELRWGRTPLRVNGVQMEAPPEHSSGVAVFETVSPVVLKHDDRFLLPEDTGYEERLAHNIRHKADALGVASETEVEVLKAGHRRMFRAGKGLRIGAPLTVRVHASPALLDALYDWGLGLANNQGFGWVK
- the cas7i gene encoding type I-B CRISPR-associated protein Cas7/Cst2/DevR — protein: MSYLAGKIVLAVEAGAPNNGKSENTTTTPVKYARVRGRIHPYVSAQAFRRWVRDTMTAAGSVPSTVERVGKAQGKAQKATTAADPARFADDDLFGYMKAAAKSKDDATTLRDSPFMVGTFMSVEPVRVTEDFGVMSRGIDEPVLHSHQFYTADLAAPFLLDLPRVGTFTLAGKKGGKANYLSKQEAMKAAAAIEAGATMVSFRGQQALRLPLETRRERVALLLEAIADLAGGAKKALHYGDRTPALVALVPMAGGVNPLGFVVDGAEDGSGLRVRGDVLAQELEAWQGQWEMPVRIGWRPGFRDRARKEFDNQAAPLVGGGRVVMDHPRPLLRGLAEEIRAGACDHWFDDPQR